The Salmonella enterica subsp. houtenae serovar Houten genome has a segment encoding these proteins:
- a CDS encoding Heat shock (predicted periplasmic) proteinYciM precursor: protein MLELLFLLLPIAAVYGWYMGRRSAQQTKQDEANRLSRDYVAGVNFLLSNQQDKAVDLFLDMLKEDTGTVEAHLTLGNLFRSRGEVDRAIRIHQTLMESASLTYEQRLLAVQQLGRDYMAAGLYDRAEDMFNQLTDETEFRVGALQQLLQIYQLTSDWQKAIEVAERLVKLGKDKQRIEIAHFYCELALQQMGNDDMDRAMALLKKGAAADKNSARVSIMMGRVYMARGDYAKAVESLQRVIVQDKELVSETLEMLQTCYQQLGKNAEWAEFLRRAVEENTGAGAELMLADILEARDGCDAAQIYITRQLQRHPTMRVFHKLMDYHLNDAEEGRAKESLMVLRDMVGEQVRSKPRYRCQKCGFTAYTLYWHCPSCRAWSTIKPIRGLDGQ from the coding sequence ATGTTGGAGTTGTTATTTCTGCTGTTGCCTATAGCCGCTGTCTATGGGTGGTATATGGGCCGCAGAAGTGCGCAACAAACAAAACAGGATGAAGCTAACCGCCTGTCGCGCGATTATGTCGCAGGGGTTAACTTCCTGCTGAGTAACCAACAAGATAAAGCGGTGGACCTGTTCCTCGATATGCTTAAAGAGGATACCGGTACCGTTGAGGCTCATCTCACCCTCGGGAATTTGTTTCGTTCTCGCGGCGAAGTCGATCGCGCCATTCGTATTCATCAAACGCTCATGGAAAGCGCTTCATTGACCTATGAACAGCGTTTACTGGCTGTTCAGCAACTGGGGCGCGATTATATGGCCGCCGGTTTATATGATCGCGCGGAAGATATGTTTAACCAACTTACCGACGAAACAGAGTTTCGTGTAGGCGCGTTACAGCAGCTCTTGCAAATCTATCAGCTAACCAGCGACTGGCAAAAGGCGATTGAAGTAGCAGAACGGCTGGTGAAACTGGGAAAAGATAAACAGCGTATCGAAATCGCCCACTTTTACTGTGAGTTAGCTTTACAGCAGATGGGCAACGACGACATGGATCGCGCGATGGCGTTGTTGAAAAAAGGTGCCGCCGCAGATAAAAATAGCGCCCGGGTGTCTATCATGATGGGGCGCGTTTATATGGCGAGAGGGGATTACGCCAAAGCAGTCGAAAGCCTGCAACGTGTTATCGTCCAGGATAAAGAGCTGGTCAGCGAAACGCTGGAAATGTTGCAGACCTGCTATCAACAGCTCGGTAAAAATGCCGAGTGGGCGGAGTTTTTACGCCGCGCCGTTGAGGAGAATACCGGCGCTGGCGCTGAGCTAATGCTTGCCGATATTCTGGAGGCGCGCGATGGGTGTGACGCAGCCCAAATTTATATCACTCGTCAGCTACAGCGACATCCTACCATGCGGGTGTTCCATAAGCTGATGGATTACCATCTCAACGATGCGGAAGAAGGGCGAGCGAAAGAAAGTCTGATGGTGCTGCGCGATATGGTTGGCGAGCAGGTGCGTAGTAAACCGCGGTATCGTTGTCAGAAATGCGGTTTTACCGCCTATACCTTGTACTGGCACTGTCCATCCTGCCGGGCATGGTCGACTATTAAACCAATTCGTGGTCTTGACGGGCAATAA
- the acnA gene encoding aconitate hydratase 1: MSSTLREASKDTLQAKDKTYHYYSLPLAAKSLGDIARLPKSLKVLLENLLRWQDGESVTDEDIQALAGWLKNAHADREIAWRPARVLMQDFTGVPAVVDLAAMREAVKRLGGDTAKVNPLSPVDLVIDHSVTVDHFGDDDAFEENVRLEMERNHERYMFLKWGQQAFSRFSVVPPGTGICHQVNLEYLGKAVWSELQDGEWIAYPDSLVGTDSHTTMINGLGVLGWGVGGIEAEAAMLGQPVSMLIPDVVGFKLTGKLREGITATDLVLTVTQMLRKHGVVGKFVEFYGDGLDSLPLADRATIANMSPEYGATCGFFPIDAITLEYMRLSGRSDDLVELVETYAKAQGMWRNPGDEPVFTSTLELDMGDVEASLAGPKRPQDRVALGDVPKAFAASAELELNTAQKDRQPIDYMMNGQPYQLPDGAVVIAAITSCTNTSNPSVLMAAGLLAKKAVTLGLKRQPWVKASLAPGSKVVSDYLAQAKLTPYLDELGFNLVGYGCTTCIGNSGPLPEPIETAIKKGDLTVGAVLSGNRNFEGRIHPLVKTNWLASPPLVVAYALAGNMNINLATDPLGYDRKGEPVYLKDIWPSAQEIARAVELVSSDMFRKEYAEVFEGTEEWKSIQVESSDTYGWQSDSTYIRLSPFFDEMQAQPAPVKDIHGARILAMLGDSVTTDHISPAGSIKPDSPAGRYLQNHGVERKDFNSYGSRRGNHEVMMRGTFANIRIRNEMLPGVEGGMTRHLPGTEAMSIYDAAMLYQQEKTPLAVIAGKEYGSGSSRDWAAKGPRLLGIRVVIAESFERIHRSNLIGMGILPLEFPQGVTRKTLGLTGEEVIDIADLQNLRPGVTIPVTLTRSDGSKETVPCRCRIDTATELTYYQNDGILHYVIRNMLN; the protein is encoded by the coding sequence ATGTCGTCAACCCTACGAGAAGCCAGTAAGGATACATTGCAGGCCAAAGATAAAACGTATCATTATTACAGTCTGCCGCTGGCTGCCAAATCCCTGGGCGATATCGCCCGTTTGCCCAAATCACTGAAAGTGTTACTGGAAAATCTGTTGCGCTGGCAGGATGGCGAGTCTGTGACTGATGAAGATATTCAGGCGCTGGCCGGTTGGCTTAAAAATGCCCATGCCGATCGTGAAATTGCCTGGCGGCCCGCCCGTGTCCTGATGCAGGACTTTACCGGCGTACCTGCTGTTGTCGACCTGGCGGCGATGCGTGAAGCCGTTAAACGCCTCGGCGGCGATACGGCGAAAGTGAACCCGTTATCGCCGGTTGATCTGGTTATTGACCACTCCGTGACGGTCGATCATTTTGGCGATGACGATGCGTTTGAAGAAAACGTGCGGCTGGAAATGGAACGTAACCATGAGCGTTATATGTTTCTGAAATGGGGGCAGCAGGCATTCAGCCGTTTTAGCGTCGTGCCGCCCGGAACCGGCATTTGCCATCAGGTTAACCTGGAATACCTGGGCAAAGCCGTCTGGAGCGAATTACAGGACGGGGAGTGGATAGCCTACCCGGATTCGCTGGTGGGAACCGATTCCCATACGACTATGATTAATGGTCTGGGCGTATTGGGGTGGGGCGTGGGCGGTATCGAAGCGGAAGCGGCGATGCTGGGTCAGCCCGTGTCGATGCTTATCCCGGATGTTGTCGGCTTTAAGTTAACCGGTAAGCTTCGGGAGGGGATCACCGCCACTGACCTGGTGCTAACCGTCACGCAAATGCTGCGTAAGCATGGCGTAGTGGGTAAATTTGTTGAATTTTATGGCGATGGTCTGGATTCGCTGCCGTTGGCGGACCGCGCGACCATCGCTAATATGTCGCCGGAATATGGCGCAACCTGCGGTTTCTTCCCTATTGACGCCATCACCCTGGAATATATGCGTTTAAGTGGGCGTAGCGACGATCTGGTCGAGCTGGTTGAAACCTACGCGAAGGCGCAGGGAATGTGGCGTAATCCCGGTGATGAACCGGTATTTACCAGTACGCTGGAACTGGATATGGGCGATGTCGAGGCCAGTCTGGCCGGGCCGAAACGCCCGCAGGATCGCGTAGCGTTAGGCGATGTGCCGAAAGCCTTTGCCGCCAGCGCCGAGCTGGAGCTGAATACCGCGCAAAAAGATCGCCAGCCGATTGACTATATGATGAACGGACAGCCATATCAGCTTCCGGATGGCGCTGTCGTCATTGCCGCAATCACCTCCTGTACCAACACCTCGAATCCCAGCGTGCTGATGGCGGCGGGATTACTGGCGAAAAAGGCAGTAACGCTGGGGTTGAAGCGTCAACCGTGGGTCAAGGCCTCTCTGGCGCCGGGGTCAAAAGTGGTGTCTGACTATCTGGCGCAGGCTAAACTTACGCCTTATCTGGATGAACTCGGTTTTAACCTGGTCGGTTATGGCTGTACGACCTGTATCGGGAACTCCGGCCCGTTGCCGGAGCCTATCGAGACCGCGATTAAAAAAGGCGATCTGACGGTAGGTGCCGTGCTTTCCGGTAACCGAAATTTTGAAGGGCGTATCCATCCGCTGGTGAAAACGAACTGGCTGGCGTCGCCGCCGCTGGTTGTAGCGTATGCGCTGGCCGGAAACATGAATATTAACCTCGCGACAGATCCGCTGGGGTACGATCGTAAAGGCGAACCGGTATACCTGAAGGATATCTGGCCTTCGGCGCAGGAAATTGCCCGCGCCGTTGAACTGGTATCATCGGATATGTTCCGTAAAGAGTATGCGGAAGTGTTTGAAGGCACGGAAGAATGGAAATCGATTCAGGTTGAATCGTCCGATACCTACGGCTGGCAGTCGGATTCAACCTATATTCGCCTGTCGCCTTTCTTTGATGAAATGCAGGCCCAGCCTGCGCCCGTCAAAGATATCCACGGCGCGCGTATCCTGGCGATGCTGGGGGATTCGGTGACGACCGACCATATATCTCCGGCCGGCAGTATCAAGCCGGACAGTCCCGCCGGACGTTATCTGCAAAACCATGGCGTTGAGCGGAAGGATTTTAACTCTTATGGCTCACGGCGCGGCAACCATGAAGTGATGATGCGCGGTACGTTCGCCAATATTCGTATTCGCAACGAAATGCTGCCCGGCGTCGAAGGTGGGATGACGCGGCATTTGCCGGGTACGGAAGCGATGTCGATTTATGACGCGGCGATGCTCTACCAGCAGGAAAAAACGCCGCTGGCGGTGATTGCCGGGAAAGAGTATGGGTCGGGATCGAGCCGTGACTGGGCGGCAAAAGGTCCGCGGCTGCTAGGTATCCGCGTTGTGATCGCCGAGTCGTTCGAACGTATCCACCGTTCAAACCTGATTGGGATGGGGATCCTGCCGCTGGAGTTTCCACAGGGCGTAACGCGTAAAACGCTGGGACTGACCGGGGAAGAGGTGATTGATATCGCGGATCTGCAAAACCTGCGTCCTGGCGTGACCATTCCGGTGACGTTAACGAGATCGGACGGCAGCAAAGAAACGGTGCCTTGCCGCTGTCGCATTGATACCGCAACCGAGCTTACTTACTACCAGAATGACGGCATATTGCACTATGTCATAAGAAATATGCTGAACTAA
- the ribA gene encoding GTP cyclohydrolase II: MQLKRVAEAKLPTPLGDFLMVGFEELATGHDHAALVFGDISGKTPVLARVHSECLTGDALFSLRCDCGFQLEAALTHIAEEGRGILIYHRQEGRNIGLLNKIRAYALQDQGYDTVEANHQLGFAADERDFTLCADMFKLLGVDKVRLLTNNPKKVEILTEAGINIVERVPLIVGRNPNNEHYLDTKAAKMGHLLSK; encoded by the coding sequence ATGCAGCTTAAACGTGTGGCAGAAGCCAAACTGCCAACCCCATTGGGTGACTTTCTGATGGTGGGATTTGAAGAACTGGCAACCGGACACGACCATGCCGCGCTGGTTTTTGGCGATATTTCCGGTAAAACGCCGGTACTGGCTCGCGTTCACTCCGAATGTCTTACCGGAGACGCGCTTTTTAGTCTGCGCTGTGATTGCGGTTTTCAACTGGAAGCCGCGCTGACGCATATTGCAGAAGAAGGACGCGGTATTCTGATTTATCACCGCCAGGAAGGCCGCAATATCGGCCTGCTTAATAAAATTCGCGCTTATGCGTTACAGGATCAAGGCTATGATACGGTGGAAGCCAATCATCAACTCGGCTTCGCCGCAGATGAACGTGATTTCACCCTGTGCGCGGATATGTTCAAGTTACTGGGTGTGGATAAAGTTCGCCTGTTGACCAATAATCCGAAGAAAGTCGAAATACTGACCGAAGCGGGAATTAATATCGTGGAACGCGTTCCGCTCATTGTGGGGCGTAATCCAAATAATGAGCATTATCTGGATACTAAAGCCGCCAAAATGGGCCACCTGCTAAGCAAGTAA
- the pgpB gene encoding phosphatidylglycerophosphatase B — translation MLSIARRTAAGAALLLIMPLAVWISGWQWQPGHQVWWLKTLFWITETVTQPWGIITHVILCGWFLWCLRFRLRAAIMLFAILGGAIIVGQGVKSWVKERVQEPRPFVVWLEKTHHIPVDEFYTLKRTERGHLVKEQLAGQQNLPVFLRQHWQKETGFAFPSGHTMFAASWALLAVGLLWPRRRTFTIAFLLVWATGVMGSRLLLGMHWPRDLVVATLISWLLVTLATWLAQRICGPLTPPREEAQEIAEREQES, via the coding sequence ATGCTTTCAATTGCCAGGCGCACCGCGGCAGGCGCCGCTCTGTTGCTTATCATGCCGCTCGCTGTATGGATATCAGGCTGGCAGTGGCAGCCAGGACATCAGGTCTGGTGGCTGAAAACGCTATTCTGGATAACGGAAACCGTGACCCAACCCTGGGGCATTATCACGCATGTGATTCTTTGTGGATGGTTCTTATGGTGTCTGCGATTTCGTCTGCGTGCCGCCATTATGCTGTTTGCGATTCTCGGCGGGGCGATTATCGTCGGGCAGGGCGTGAAGTCGTGGGTAAAAGAACGCGTACAGGAGCCGCGACCATTTGTGGTCTGGCTTGAAAAAACGCACCATATTCCCGTCGATGAGTTCTACACTTTAAAGCGTACAGAACGCGGACATTTAGTCAAAGAGCAGTTGGCCGGGCAACAGAACCTCCCGGTTTTTCTGCGTCAGCACTGGCAAAAAGAGACGGGCTTTGCGTTTCCCTCCGGACACACCATGTTTGCAGCGAGCTGGGCGCTTTTGGCCGTAGGTCTGTTATGGCCGCGCAGACGTACTTTCACCATCGCGTTTTTGTTAGTCTGGGCGACCGGCGTAATGGGCAGCCGTTTGCTTCTGGGAATGCACTGGCCGCGAGATTTAGTGGTCGCTACGCTCATCTCCTGGTTATTAGTTACCCTGGCGACCTGGCTGGCGCAGCGAATTTGCGGGCCGCTTACGCCGCCTCGTGAAGAAGCGCAAGAAATTGCTGAACGCGAGCAGGAAAGCTGA
- the cysB gene encoding CysB family transcriptional regulator, producing the protein MKLQQLRYIVEVVNHNLNVSSTAEGLYTSQPGISKQVRMLEDELGIQIFARSGKHLTQVTPAGQEIIRIAREVLSKVDAIKSVAGEHTWPDKGSLYIATTHTQARYALPGVIKGFIERYPRVSLHMHQGSPTQIAEAVSKGNADFAIATEALHLYDDLVMLPCYHWNRSIVVTPDHPLAANSSVTIEELAQYPLVTYTFGFTGRSELDIAFNRAGLTPRIVFTATDADVIKTYVRLGLGVGVIASMAVDPLADPDLVRVDAHDIFSHSTTKIGFRRSTFLRSYMYDFIQRFAPHLTRDVVDTAVALRSNEEIEAMFQDIKLPEK; encoded by the coding sequence ATGAAATTGCAGCAGCTTCGTTACATTGTTGAAGTGGTTAATCATAACCTTAACGTCTCCTCTACCGCTGAGGGCTTATATACCTCTCAACCGGGGATTAGCAAGCAGGTTCGGATGCTGGAAGATGAGCTTGGCATCCAGATTTTCGCCCGCAGCGGCAAACATCTGACACAGGTGACGCCTGCAGGTCAGGAGATTATCCGTATTGCGCGTGAGGTGCTTTCTAAAGTCGATGCCATTAAGTCGGTCGCAGGCGAGCACACCTGGCCGGATAAAGGTTCGCTCTATATTGCGACTACCCACACTCAGGCGCGTTACGCATTGCCAGGCGTGATTAAAGGCTTCATTGAGCGTTACCCGCGCGTTTCGCTGCATATGCACCAGGGGTCGCCAACGCAGATTGCGGAAGCGGTATCGAAAGGGAACGCCGATTTCGCGATTGCCACGGAAGCGCTGCATTTGTATGACGATCTGGTGATGCTGCCATGCTATCACTGGAACCGTTCGATAGTGGTGACACCGGATCATCCATTGGCGGCAAACTCTTCCGTAACGATTGAAGAGCTGGCGCAGTATCCGCTGGTGACGTATACCTTCGGCTTCACCGGACGTTCCGAACTGGATATCGCTTTTAATCGCGCAGGGTTAACGCCGCGGATCGTCTTTACTGCAACCGATGCGGATGTGATTAAAACGTATGTCAGGCTGGGGCTGGGCGTTGGCGTCATTGCCAGCATGGCGGTAGATCCTCTTGCCGATCCCGATTTAGTGCGGGTTGACGCGCACGATATTTTTAGCCACAGCACCACAAAAATTGGTTTTCGCCGTAGTACTTTTTTACGCAGCTATATGTATGATTTTATCCAGCGTTTTGCGCCACATCTGACGCGTGACGTGGTGGATACGGCGGTGGCGTTGCGTTCTAATGAAGAAATTGAAGCGATGTTTCAGGATATAAAGTTACCTGAAAAGTAA
- the yciS gene encoding Inner membrane protein yciS, which yields MKYLLIFLLVLAIFVISVTLGAQNDQQVTFNYLLAQGEYRISTLLAVLFAAGFAIGWLICGLFWLRVRVSLARAERKIKRLENKLSPATDVTVTADSSVVKE from the coding sequence GTGAAATATTTACTCATTTTCTTACTGGTATTGGCGATTTTTGTTATTTCGGTGACACTGGGCGCGCAGAATGATCAACAGGTGACGTTTAACTACCTGCTGGCGCAAGGGGAGTATCGTATCTCCACGTTGCTTGCTGTGCTGTTCGCCGCCGGTTTTGCGATTGGCTGGCTGATTTGCGGCCTGTTCTGGCTGCGGGTCCGCGTTTCCCTTGCCCGCGCTGAACGTAAAATTAAACGACTGGAAAACAAGCTCTCGCCAGCAACCGACGTTACGGTCACTGCCGATTCGTCGGTTGTAAAGGAATAA
- the yciN gene encoding Protein yciN: MHKETQPIDRETLLLEANKIIREHEDTMAGIVATGVTQRNGVLVFSGDYFLDEQGLPTPKSTAVFNMFKHLAHVLSEKYHLVD; encoded by the coding sequence ATGCATAAAGAGACGCAACCTATCGATCGCGAAACACTGTTGCTTGAAGCCAACAAAATTATTCGGGAACATGAAGACACGATGGCAGGTATTGTCGCCACCGGCGTAACGCAGAGAAATGGCGTGCTGGTTTTCAGCGGCGATTACTTTTTAGACGAGCAAGGGTTACCGACCCCGAAAAGCACCGCGGTGTTTAACATGTTTAAACACCTGGCGCATGTGCTGTCTGAGAAGTATCACCTGGTTGATTAA
- the sohB gene encoding putative protease sohB: MLSEYGLFLAKIVTVVVAIIVIVLLIVNAAQRKRQRGELRVTNLSEQYQEMKDDLAAALMDGHQQKLWHKAQKKKHKQEAKAAKAKAKLGDIATSDKPRVWVIDFKGSMDAHEVNALREEVTAVLAVAKPGDRAVVRLESPGGVVHGYGLAASQLQRLRDKNIPLTVTVDKVAASGGYMMACVAEKIVAAPFAIVGSIGVVAQIPNFNRFLKSKDIDIELHTAGQYKRTLTLLGENTEEGRQKFREDLNETHHLFKDFVQRMRPTLDIEQVATGEHWYGQQALEKGLVDEVNTSDEIILGLMEGREVLNVRYMQRKKLIDRVTGSAAESADRLLLRWWQRGQKPLM; this comes from the coding sequence TTGTTGTCTGAATATGGCTTATTTTTGGCAAAAATCGTCACCGTTGTGGTGGCCATTATCGTCATTGTGTTGCTGATCGTGAATGCTGCGCAACGCAAGCGTCAGCGCGGCGAGCTTCGCGTGACCAATTTGAGCGAGCAGTATCAGGAGATGAAGGATGACCTTGCTGCGGCGTTGATGGATGGCCATCAGCAAAAACTGTGGCATAAGGCGCAGAAAAAAAAGCATAAGCAGGAGGCGAAAGCCGCCAAAGCAAAAGCGAAGCTGGGGGACATTGCGACATCGGACAAACCGCGCGTATGGGTGATAGATTTCAAAGGCAGTATGGACGCCCACGAAGTTAATGCGTTGCGCGAAGAGGTCACGGCGGTGCTGGCAGTGGCGAAACCAGGCGATCGGGCGGTGGTACGTCTGGAAAGCCCTGGTGGCGTTGTGCACGGCTATGGCCTGGCGGCATCGCAATTGCAGCGCCTGCGTGATAAAAATATTCCGCTGACCGTGACGGTGGATAAAGTCGCAGCAAGCGGAGGCTACATGATGGCCTGCGTGGCGGAGAAAATTGTCGCGGCGCCGTTCGCTATCGTGGGATCAATTGGTGTTGTCGCGCAAATCCCGAACTTTAACCGCTTTCTCAAAAGTAAGGACATTGATATTGAACTGCATACGGCAGGACAGTACAAACGTACCCTGACATTGTTAGGCGAGAATACGGAAGAAGGACGGCAGAAGTTTCGTGAAGATCTCAACGAAACGCACCATCTGTTCAAAGATTTTGTGCAGCGGATGCGTCCGACTCTGGACATCGAACAGGTCGCCACGGGCGAGCACTGGTACGGTCAGCAGGCGCTGGAGAAAGGGCTGGTTGATGAGGTTAACACTAGCGATGAGATTATCCTCGGCCTCATGGAAGGGCGCGAGGTGCTGAATGTGCGCTATATGCAGCGTAAAAAACTGATCGATCGTGTTACCGGCAGCGCGGCGGAAAGCGCGGATCGGCTGCTGCTGCGCTGGTGGCAGCGTGGACAAAAACCGTTGATGTAA
- the SBOV17311 gene encoding Uncharacterised protein — translation MPSENQVPRRDPELKRKAWLAVFVGSALFWVVVALVIWQWWG, via the coding sequence ATGCCTTCTGAAAACCAGGTACCGCGCCGCGACCCTGAGCTCAAACGTAAAGCATGGCTGGCGGTTTTTGTGGGTTCTGCGCTGTTCTGGGTAGTGGTAGCGCTTGTTATCTGGCAGTGGTGGGGCTAA
- the topA_2 gene encoding DNA topoisomerase 1 yields the protein MGKALVIVESPAKAKTINKYLGNDYVVKSSVGHIRDLPTSGSAAKKSADSTSTKTAKKPKKDERGALVNRMGVDPWHNWDAHYEVLPGKEKVVSELKQLAEKADHIYLATDLDREGEAIAWHLREVIGGDDARYSRVVFNEITKNAIRQAFEQPGELNINRVNAQQARRFMDRVVGYMVSPLLWKKIARGLSAGRVQSVAVRLVVEREREIKAFVPEEFWEIDANTTTPSGEALPLQVTHQNDKPFRPVNREQTLAAVSLLEKARYSVLEREDKPTSSKPGAPFITSTLQQAASTRLGFGVKKTMMMAQRLYEAGYITYMRTDSTNLSQDAVNMVRGYIGDNFGKKYLPDNPNQYASKENSQEAHEAIRPSDVAVMAESLKDMEADAQKLYQLIWRQFVACQMTPAQYDSTTLTVGAGEFRLKARGRILRFDGWTKVMPALRKGDEDRTLPAVDKGDALTLLELTPAQHFTKPPARFSEASLVKELEKRGIGRPSTYASIISTIQDRGYVRVENRRFYAEKMGEIVTDRLEENFRELMNYDFTAQMEDSLDQVANHQAEWKAVLDNFFSDFTQQLDKAEKDPEEGGMRPNQMVLTSIDCPTCGRKMGIRTASTGVFLGCSGYALSPKERCKTTINLVPENEVLNVLEGDDAETNALRAKRRCQKCGTAMDSYLIDPKRKLHVCGNNPTCDGYEIEEGEFRIKGYDGPIVECEKCGSEMHLKMGRFGKYMACTNDECKNTRKILRNGEVAPPKEDPVPLPELPCEKSDAYFVLRDGAAGIFLAANTFPKSRETRAPLVEELYRFRDRLPEKLRYLADAPQQDPEGNKTVVRFSRKTKQQYVAAEKEGKATGWSAFFIDGKWVEGKK from the coding sequence ATGGGTAAAGCTCTTGTCATCGTTGAGTCCCCGGCAAAAGCCAAAACGATCAACAAGTATCTGGGTAATGACTACGTGGTGAAATCCAGCGTGGGTCATATCCGTGATTTGCCGACCAGTGGCTCAGCAGCTAAAAAGAGCGCCGACTCTACCTCCACCAAAACGGCTAAAAAGCCCAAAAAGGATGAACGTGGCGCTCTCGTCAACCGTATGGGGGTTGACCCGTGGCACAACTGGGATGCGCACTATGAAGTGCTGCCCGGTAAAGAGAAGGTCGTCTCTGAACTGAAACAGTTGGCGGAAAAAGCCGACCACATCTATCTCGCAACCGACCTTGACCGCGAAGGGGAAGCCATTGCATGGCACCTGCGGGAAGTGATCGGCGGCGATGACGCGCGCTACAGTCGTGTCGTCTTTAACGAAATAACCAAAAACGCCATTCGCCAGGCGTTTGAACAGCCGGGCGAGCTGAACATTAATAGGGTCAACGCCCAGCAAGCGCGCCGCTTTATGGACCGCGTGGTAGGCTATATGGTCTCGCCGCTGCTGTGGAAAAAGATCGCCCGTGGTTTGTCGGCAGGTCGCGTTCAGTCTGTCGCGGTCCGTCTGGTCGTTGAGCGCGAGCGCGAGATTAAAGCATTCGTTCCGGAAGAGTTCTGGGAAATTGACGCCAATACGACGACGCCGTCTGGCGAGGCGCTACCGCTACAGGTGACGCATCAGAACGACAAGCCATTCCGTCCGGTAAATCGCGAGCAGACGCTTGCCGCCGTCAGCCTGCTGGAAAAAGCGCGCTATAGCGTACTGGAGCGTGAAGACAAACCGACCAGCAGCAAGCCTGGCGCGCCGTTTATTACCTCAACGCTACAACAGGCGGCCAGCACCCGGCTGGGCTTTGGCGTGAAGAAAACCATGATGATGGCGCAGCGTCTGTATGAGGCGGGCTACATCACCTATATGCGTACTGACTCCACCAACCTGAGTCAGGATGCGGTCAACATGGTACGCGGTTATATTGGCGATAATTTCGGCAAGAAATACCTGCCGGATAACCCGAACCAGTACGCCAGTAAAGAAAACTCACAGGAAGCGCACGAAGCGATCCGTCCTTCCGACGTTGCTGTCATGGCGGAGTCGCTGAAAGACATGGAGGCTGACGCACAGAAGTTGTATCAACTGATTTGGCGTCAGTTTGTCGCCTGTCAGATGACGCCAGCACAATATGACTCTACTACGCTTACTGTTGGCGCAGGCGAGTTCCGTCTGAAAGCGCGTGGGCGTATTTTGCGCTTTGACGGCTGGACAAAAGTGATGCCGGCGCTGCGTAAAGGCGATGAAGATCGCACGTTGCCTGCCGTGGATAAGGGCGATGCGCTGACGCTACTTGAATTGACGCCAGCTCAGCACTTTACTAAACCGCCAGCCCGTTTTAGCGAGGCTTCGCTGGTTAAAGAACTTGAGAAGCGCGGTATTGGTCGTCCGTCTACCTATGCGTCGATTATCTCGACCATTCAGGATCGCGGCTATGTTCGCGTTGAAAACCGTCGTTTCTATGCGGAAAAAATGGGTGAAATCGTCACCGATCGGCTGGAAGAAAACTTCCGCGAATTGATGAACTACGATTTTACTGCGCAGATGGAAGATAGTCTGGATCAGGTTGCGAATCACCAGGCCGAGTGGAAAGCGGTACTGGATAACTTCTTCAGCGATTTTACTCAGCAGCTTGATAAAGCCGAGAAAGATCCGGAAGAAGGAGGGATGCGTCCTAACCAGATGGTGCTGACCAGCATCGACTGTCCAACCTGTGGCCGTAAAATGGGAATTCGTACTGCCAGTACGGGGGTTTTCCTTGGTTGCTCAGGTTATGCGCTTTCGCCGAAAGAGCGTTGTAAAACAACCATTAACCTGGTGCCGGAAAATGAAGTTCTGAACGTGCTGGAAGGCGACGACGCCGAAACCAACGCCCTGCGCGCCAAGCGTCGCTGTCAGAAGTGCGGTACGGCGATGGACAGCTATCTGATCGATCCGAAGCGTAAATTGCATGTGTGTGGTAATAACCCGACCTGTGACGGCTATGAGATTGAAGAGGGTGAGTTCCGCATCAAAGGGTATGACGGTCCGATCGTTGAGTGTGAGAAATGCGGTTCCGAAATGCACCTGAAAATGGGGCGTTTTGGTAAGTACATGGCCTGTACTAACGACGAATGTAAAAATACCCGTAAGATCTTGCGTAACGGCGAAGTTGCGCCGCCGAAGGAAGATCCTGTTCCATTGCCGGAACTGCCGTGTGAAAAATCGGACGCGTACTTTGTGCTGCGCGATGGCGCCGCAGGGATATTCCTGGCGGCCAATACGTTCCCGAAATCACGCGAAACGCGCGCGCCATTAGTCGAGGAGCTTTACCGGTTCCGCGATCGCTTGCCGGAAAAGCTGCGTTATCTGGCGGATGCGCCGCAGCAGGACCCGGAAGGCAATAAAACCGTTGTTCGCTTTAGCCGCAAAACAAAACAGCAGTACGTTGCGGCGGAAAAAGAGGGGAAGGCGACGGGATGGTCAGCGTTCTTCATCGACGGCAAGTGGGTTGAAGGCAAGAAATAA